The nucleotide sequence AGATTTCTCCCTTGTAGAAACCGAGGCGCAGATGGTGGACATGGCTCGAGTTGAAGCCCAGATGGCCCCATTTGAGATCCGATTCCCATTCGCGGATCATTCCTTTGAGCTGCTGGATATAGGGCAGATCCTTTTTCCCGGGGTATTGGGTCTTGAAGTAGAGGATTAGTTCAGCGACGCGGTTTTTCAACTGGCTGGGACTGCTCTCCTCGAAGATATAGATCAGGTTACGCAGCAGCCGGCGTGCCTCGCCCTCGGCGCGCATGTAATCACTGTGCGCGGCGACGCCGTCGAGATACTGGTACATGTCGCGGTTGCGGCAGACGTCGTTGTTGGGATCGAAATAGCCCTGATCCAGAAGGTGGAGGAACTCGGGCGTATCGATGAATTTTTGCAGATTCTCCAGCATTTCGCGGGCGTAGGCATTGGTGACGGCATTAAAGCCGCTGGTCAGGTAGGTGAAGTGATGTTTGTTTTTCGCGCTGCGGACCAGGTGGATGATGTACGGCCAATAGCCCAGAATGATGTCGTCATGATGGGGGGCAGTATGCAGGAAGGTATGTCCCTCGAGAGGAGCCAAACCCTCCTCGATTTTGGCCTGCAAGCGTCCGGAGATGAAGGCTCCCAATTCCTGGGGGGTTTTCCCGCTCTTTTTAAGGATCCAGGCCGAGGAACGGATGGAGGCATAATCGGCTTCATCGAGTTCGTAGAGATGCTTTTTCCGCTCCTTGGCGAGATCGACGACGATATGTTCCATTTCATAATCCGGAATGGGTTCCATCCGGGTGACGTCCTCGTAGCGTCGTTCTGTCAGCAGGACGGCGGCGCCGCGGGTGAGATAAAAACGCGCATTGGCCAGCTGGTGCAGTACCGATGCAGGGTACTGATTATCGGCTTGTTGCTCGATGGCCTCTTTGACGACTTTGGCTTTGGCTTCGCCGGCGGCGATGATGATCGCGACGGCTTCGGGATTAAAGGTGATGGTGGAGAGGCCAATAGTGATCACCAGACGATTACGGGCGACCTCGATGCCGCCCAGATCGGTTGCAGCAGCGGCCTGGGTCTCATAGTTGGTGGCCGTGAGGCGGGTGGTTGAAAAATGGTCGGAGCCGCGCACGTTGAAGCCGATGTGCCCATCAGGGCCGATCCCGCCGAGGAAAAAGCCGATGCCGCCCAGATTGCGGATCTGTGCCTCGTATTCGGTGCAATATTGGTCAACGCGGGTGATGACTTTTTGCTGGATCCGTTCAAGCCGGGTCTTGGGCTGGCGGGTGCGCAGGGTTAAATCGACAATCTCATCCGGAAAGATCTCCGCCGGGGTTTTCCCTTCAGGGACACCGAGGTTCCAGGCATTGATCAGCAGCGCCTTTTTGGGATCCAGGCCGAAGCCGCGGATGTAGAAATTGTTGATATAATGGTGGAAGCTGTTCACCTGGGTGGGACTGATTGGATAAAATTCATCGATCTGCACAAATTGCAGTCCGCTCATTTGCGGTTTCACCGCCACATCGATGCCGTTGGCCTCGAGATCCTTGCGAACATCCACCAGATCCCAGTCCCGGAGGTATTTTTTGACCCATTTGATGAAATGTTCGGGGGTTTTCCCGGTTGGCAGGGAGATGATGCCCTCAGGATTCTGTTGTACCCACTCCAGAAAGCGGAGCGCGGTGAGTTTGCCCAGCATGGGGAAGTTATCCACCTCGATTATAGCGATTTTCTCCTGCGGCCCATAAATGAATTTACGGCCACTCCGCTCAACAGCAATTGCTTCAACTCGTGAAGTGGGAATCTTGAGCTCTTTTTTTGACATAAGTCTATCCAAGTTTGGGTACAGTACAGTGAAACATCCTGGCAATTCAATATATTAAAATTCTGTAAAAATCAAAACCTATTTCTTGCTCCGCATCACCACAGCCGGCTGCCGCCGCCATGATCAATCCCATCCAGGTAAAAGAGGCTTGTGCAGCTGCCGGGAATTGACTATATTTCAGAACATTCATCAGCAAGGAGCGAAGCCTATGAAACGAGCTGAGGTATTGTGTATGAT is from bacterium and encodes:
- a CDS encoding 6-phosphogluconolactonase: MSKKELKIPTSRVEAIAVERSGRKFIYGPQEKIAIIEVDNFPMLGKLTALRFLEWVQQNPEGIISLPTGKTPEHFIKWVKKYLRDWDLVDVRKDLEANGIDVAVKPQMSGLQFVQIDEFYPISPTQVNSFHHYINNFYIRGFGLDPKKALLINAWNLGVPEGKTPAEIFPDEIVDLTLRTRQPKTRLERIQQKVITRVDQYCTEYEAQIRNLGGIGFFLGGIGPDGHIGFNVRGSDHFSTTRLTATNYETQAAAATDLGGIEVARNRLVITIGLSTITFNPEAVAIIIAAGEAKAKVVKEAIEQQADNQYPASVLHQLANARFYLTRGAAVLLTERRYEDVTRMEPIPDYEMEHIVVDLAKERKKHLYELDEADYASIRSSAWILKKSGKTPQELGAFISGRLQAKIEEGLAPLEGHTFLHTAPHHDDIILGYWPYIIHLVRSAKNKHHFTYLTSGFNAVTNAYAREMLENLQKFIDTPEFLHLLDQGYFDPNNDVCRNRDMYQYLDGVAAHSDYMRAEGEARRLLRNLIYIFEESSPSQLKNRVAELILYFKTQYPGKKDLPYIQQLKGMIREWESDLKWGHLGFNSSHVHHLRLGFYKGEIFTEDPLVDRDVLPVLNLLKYVKPSVVTLAFDPEGSGPDTHYKVLQTIAQALKIYEKESGKHHIQVWGYRNVWFRFHPSEATTMVPVSLNSLSVLESVFNDCFGSQRTASFPSYEFDGPFSQLSRKVLVEQYQWMKLCLGRSYFNENEHPRLRGAHGMVYLKKMTLEEFYAQSIELRKRMESAV